From Eubalaena glacialis isolate mEubGla1 chromosome 17, mEubGla1.1.hap2.+ XY, whole genome shotgun sequence, a single genomic window includes:
- the LOC133076969 gene encoding solute carrier family 7 member 13-like isoform X1 — protein sequence MQLLRAIGFFRGNILIFSATIGAGIFVSPKGVLKYSSLNVAVSLSIWAACAVLTLISALSHAELGTTFPRSGAQYYFLKRSLGSSVAFLSLWIKLFTHPLRLATETLLLSTYTIQPFYAGCPAPELPKRCLALAILWSLGLLNTRGVQTVAWFQTISTVAKMTVLCFISLTGIVLLGIGKKENVARFENAFDAELPKVSQIAEAFLQGLFAYSGTSILNSIAGEIKNPGENIPKSLITVLPMVAVIYLLANVSYLAVLTPREIISADAVAVTWTDKIIPSMQWVISFGISTSIFSSMCCTVLSASRMIYTASQEGQLPLIFSMLNNHSCPTMAVSQIIILTSVVIITSDLINLIKYSGLAIWFLRGLHMIGLLKLRYQEPNLPRPYKVPLPFIFGCIAISLFLILTPLIQAPKIEHFYGLIFMLSGLLCYWIHVHLNQHSVCFVKITCYLQLLFNVSPPEDHDEGTSAGKKDLKEIFVNKKL from the exons ATGCAACTCCTGAGGGCAATAGGATTCTTCCGtggaaacattttaatatttagtgCCACAATAGGGGCAGGAATCTTTGTGTCTCCTAAAGGGGTATTAAAATATTCCTCACTGAATGTAGCTGTCTCCCTGAGTATTTGGGCTGCTTGTGCTGTGCTGACTTTGATCTCCGCTCTCAGTCACGCAGAGCTGGGGACAACATTCCCTAGAAGTGGAGCACAGTATTATTTCCTCAAAAGATCTCTTGGATCCTCTGTTGCTTTCCTCAGTCTTTGGATCAAACTTTTTACTCATCCCTTAAGACTAGCTACTGAAACCTTGTTATTATCTACCTATACAATTCAGCCTTTCTATGCTGGGTGCCCAGCTCCAGAGCTACCAAAGAGGTGTCTAGCTTTGGCTATTCTGTGGTCTTTGGGACTTCTAAATACTCGAGGGGTGCAAACAGTGGCTTGGTTTCAAACTATCAGTACTGTGGCAAAGATGACTGTCCTCTGCTTCATTTCCCTCACTGGGATTGTGCTGTTAGGGATTGGGAAAAAAGAGAACGTGGCCAGGTTTGAGAACGCTTTCGACGCTGAACTTCCTAAAGTCTCACAGATTGCAGAAGCCTTCCTACAAGGATTGTTTGCATATTCTGGCACGTCAATCCTGAACAGCATAGCAG gaGAGATAAAAAATCCTGGTGAAAATATTCCCAAATCTCTGATTACTGTCCTTCCCATGGTGGCTGTGATTTACTTACTGGCTAACGTATCCTACCTGGCAGTTTTGACTCCCAGGGAAATCATCTCTGCAG ATGCTGTTGCTGTCACCTGGACGGACAAAATAATCCCTTCCATGCAATGGGTCATTTCTTTTGGAATTTCAACTTCAATATTTAGCAGCATGTGTTGTACAGTGCTTTCGGCATCAAGGATGATCTACACAGCAAGCCAAGAAGGACAACTGCCTTTGATCTTCTCGATGCTCAATAACCACTCGTGTCCAACCATGGCTGTCAGCCAGATAATCATCTTAACTTCAGTTGTTATTATAACCTCAGATTTGatcaatttaataaaatattcaggATTAGCAATATGGTTTTTAAGAGGGTTACATATGATAGGTTTACTTAAACTAAGGTACCAGGAACCCAATCTACCTAGACCTTACAAg GTGCCTTTGCCATTTATATTTGGATGCATAGCTATAtctttgtttctgattttgaCGCCATTGATTCAGGCTCCTAAAATAGAGCATTTCTATGGGCTTATCTTTATGCTCAGTGGACTCCTGTGTTACTGGATTCATGTTCACCTTAATCAACATTCTGTCTGTTTTGTCAAAATCACTTGTTATTTACAATTACTGTTTAATGTTTCACCACCTGAAGACCATGATGAAGGTACTTCAGCAGGAAAAAAAGACCTTAAAGAAATCTTTGTAAataagaaactttaa
- the LOC133076969 gene encoding solute carrier family 7 member 13-like isoform X2 translates to MQLLRAIGFFRGNILIFSATIGAGIFVSPKGVLKYSSLNVAVSLSIWAACAVLTLISALSHAELGTTFPRSGAQYYFLKRSLGSSVAFLSLWIKLFTHPLRLATETLLLSTYTIQPFYAGCPAPELPKRCLALAILWSLGLLNTRGVQTVAWFQTISTVAKMTVLCFISLTGIVLLGIGKKENVARFENAFDAELPKVSQIAEAFLQGLFAYSGTSILNSIADAVAVTWTDKIIPSMQWVISFGISTSIFSSMCCTVLSASRMIYTASQEGQLPLIFSMLNNHSCPTMAVSQIIILTSVVIITSDLINLIKYSGLAIWFLRGLHMIGLLKLRYQEPNLPRPYKVPLPFIFGCIAISLFLILTPLIQAPKIEHFYGLIFMLSGLLCYWIHVHLNQHSVCFVKITCYLQLLFNVSPPEDHDEGTSAGKKDLKEIFVNKKL, encoded by the exons ATGCAACTCCTGAGGGCAATAGGATTCTTCCGtggaaacattttaatatttagtgCCACAATAGGGGCAGGAATCTTTGTGTCTCCTAAAGGGGTATTAAAATATTCCTCACTGAATGTAGCTGTCTCCCTGAGTATTTGGGCTGCTTGTGCTGTGCTGACTTTGATCTCCGCTCTCAGTCACGCAGAGCTGGGGACAACATTCCCTAGAAGTGGAGCACAGTATTATTTCCTCAAAAGATCTCTTGGATCCTCTGTTGCTTTCCTCAGTCTTTGGATCAAACTTTTTACTCATCCCTTAAGACTAGCTACTGAAACCTTGTTATTATCTACCTATACAATTCAGCCTTTCTATGCTGGGTGCCCAGCTCCAGAGCTACCAAAGAGGTGTCTAGCTTTGGCTATTCTGTGGTCTTTGGGACTTCTAAATACTCGAGGGGTGCAAACAGTGGCTTGGTTTCAAACTATCAGTACTGTGGCAAAGATGACTGTCCTCTGCTTCATTTCCCTCACTGGGATTGTGCTGTTAGGGATTGGGAAAAAAGAGAACGTGGCCAGGTTTGAGAACGCTTTCGACGCTGAACTTCCTAAAGTCTCACAGATTGCAGAAGCCTTCCTACAAGGATTGTTTGCATATTCTGGCACGTCAATCCTGAACAGCATAGCAG ATGCTGTTGCTGTCACCTGGACGGACAAAATAATCCCTTCCATGCAATGGGTCATTTCTTTTGGAATTTCAACTTCAATATTTAGCAGCATGTGTTGTACAGTGCTTTCGGCATCAAGGATGATCTACACAGCAAGCCAAGAAGGACAACTGCCTTTGATCTTCTCGATGCTCAATAACCACTCGTGTCCAACCATGGCTGTCAGCCAGATAATCATCTTAACTTCAGTTGTTATTATAACCTCAGATTTGatcaatttaataaaatattcaggATTAGCAATATGGTTTTTAAGAGGGTTACATATGATAGGTTTACTTAAACTAAGGTACCAGGAACCCAATCTACCTAGACCTTACAAg GTGCCTTTGCCATTTATATTTGGATGCATAGCTATAtctttgtttctgattttgaCGCCATTGATTCAGGCTCCTAAAATAGAGCATTTCTATGGGCTTATCTTTATGCTCAGTGGACTCCTGTGTTACTGGATTCATGTTCACCTTAATCAACATTCTGTCTGTTTTGTCAAAATCACTTGTTATTTACAATTACTGTTTAATGTTTCACCACCTGAAGACCATGATGAAGGTACTTCAGCAGGAAAAAAAGACCTTAAAGAAATCTTTGTAAataagaaactttaa